ATTCCTGTCGACGCGCCGATTTCCCGGCGCGTCGATGACCAGTCGAATAGCGGAAGCCGCACTAAGTGCGAGCCCGTTTGCGTGCAAGTTCCTTGATTAGGCGGTCGAACGGCAATGTGTTTACCACATCAGCCTTCGTCAGCCCCCCTTTCCGCGCCACATTAGCGCCCAGGCGCAGGAACCCAACATCTTCGAACCGGTGCGCGTCGCAGTTGATCACGCACTTCACTTTTCTTGAGCGGGCATAAGGCCAATGCCGCCAATCCATGTCGAGCCGATCGGGCGAAGCGTTGAGTTCAATCCACGTGCCCGTTTCCGCGCACGCATCGATCACGGCCTGCACATTCACCTTCTGGGGCTCGCGGGCGAGCAGCAGGCGGCCCGTTACATGGCCCAGCATGTGAACGTATCGATTCTCGGCCGCACGGATAATTCGCCTCGTGTTCTCCGCCTCGTCGAGCGCCAGCCGCTGATGCGCACTTGCCACTACAACGTCGAGTTCCGCAAGCAGGTCGTCAGGAAAATCGAGACGGCCCTCTGACAGGATGTCCACCTCGGTTCCGCTCAGCAGCCGGAAATCGATTCCCTCGTTCGCCATCCGCTCGTTGATCGAGCGCACTTCCCGAATTTGTTTTCGCAAGCGAGCCGCGTCCAGGCCGTTCGCCTGGATCGAAGATTTCGAATGATCCGTGATCCCCCAATAGGAAAGTCCCATTTCCATCATGGCCTTGACGATTTGTTCCAGGCTCAGCACGCCGTCGCTCCAGTCCGAGTGGTTGTGCAACGAGCCCCGCAAGTCGCTCCATTCGATCAGGCGCGGAAGCGGTCCTTCCTCGGCAATGCTGAATTCGCCGCAGTCCTCCCGCATCTCCGGTGGAATGGAGTGCAGGCCAAGTTCCTGGAACACCTCCTCCTCCGTGTTGCAGCGCACGAGCAGCTTGGGATCGCGCGTCTCCTCGCTCGAACGGAACAGACCATATTCGTTCAGCCGCAACCCGCGTTCGATGGCGCGCTGCCGCATGACGATGTTGTGCTCCTTGCTGCCAGTGAAATAAAGCAACGCAAACGGAAATTCCGCGTCAGTGACGACGCGCAGGTCGGCCTGTATTCCCCCTTCGACAATGACGCTGGCTTTCGTGGGGCCTTTTGCGAGAACGTTCAAGGTTCCTTCCCGCGCGGCGAAAAACTCGATGATGCTCGCAGGGTCCTTTGAAGAAACCACGAAGTCCATGTCGCCGATCACTTCGCGATTGCGACGCAGGCTCCCCGCGGTGCTGCATCGAATGACGCGAGGATGCGCGCGCAAGTCGTCAAGGATTGATGCCGCCACCAGCAGCGCGTCACTCAGGAGGTGCTTCGACGCGTAGGCCCGCCGGCGCGTGATCCCTTCGCAAATATTGAGAGCTGTCTTCTCACCGAAACCCTTCAGCTTTCCCACCCGTCCGTCTTTGCAAGCCGACTCGAGTTTATCCACGGAATCGACGCCAAGCTGTTCGTAGAGCACCTTGATCTTCTTTGGACCGACGCCAGGCACCTGCATCATTTCGAGCAGCCCGGGTGGAACCGACGCCTTGAGGTTCTCGTAATACGGGAGGCGCCCTGTTGTGACAAGTTCCGCGATCTTTTTCTGCAGCGCGTCACCGATTCCAGCGAGGTCGCCGAGGCGATTTTCGGAGACAATCTTTTCGATGGGTTCAGTGAGTCCTTCAAGAACCCTCGCGCCGTTGAAATACGCCTTTGTCTTGAAGGGATTCTCTCCTTTCAATTCGAGCAATGTGCCAATCTGGTTGAGAACGTCAGCAACCTGATATTTATCCATGGCGCCCAATATGCGATGGCGCCCAGGGAGTTCCAAGCGGGGATACAGCAGACTTGGAACTTTGCACTGCCCTTGCGAGGATTCTTCGACGATGGCGGCCGGGAATCGCAGCGCGCCAGAAACAGAATCAAATGGCATGAGAAAGAATCAGCGGCGACGCATGCAGGTGGCACTAACCATTGCCGGCTCTGATAGTGGCGGCGGCGCGGGGATCCAGGCTGACCTGAAAACCTTCGCGGCGCTAGGCGTGCATGGGACGACGGCAATCACCTGCCTGACTGCGCAGAATCCTGCGGGCGTCGCCGCCGTCGAAGCCGCGTCACCTCACCTGGTGCATCAGCAGATGAAGGCGGTCTTCGCCGAACTGCCGCCTGCGGCTGTCAAGACAGGCATGCTGTTCTCTGCCGAAATCATCAGAACCGTGGTGGAGTTCTTCCAATCAGGAGAACGTCCGCCGCTCGTGGTTGACCCAGTGATGGTCTCGACTTCAGGTGCGCGTCTGCTCCAGGAATCCGCAATTGAATTTCTGGTGGAGCGACTGCTTCCGCTTGCGACGCTCGTCACTCCGAACCTCGATGAAGCGCAACTCCTGGTCGAAGGCGAGCTGAAATCGATTGAAGACCTGCGCGCGGCGGCACGGTTCATCTACGAGCGCTGTGGATGCGCGGTGCTGGTGAAAGGCGGTCACCTGCGCGGTGGCAAAGAGGCGGCGGACATTTATTACGATGGGAAGACGGAACTCCTTCTTGCGGCGCCTTTCGTGCGGGGCGTCAGCACACACGGAACGGGGTGCACGTATTCCGCGGCGATCACCGCCCACGTCGCGCGCGGTGCAAACCTGCCGACGGCGGTTCAACTCGCGAAGCAATACATAAGCGCCGCCATCGCACAGAGCCGCAAGGTGGCTCGGCACTCAGTGCTCGACCACTGTGTTTGACCGTTCGCCCGCCTCGCTCACCGCTCCGGAATGCGCAGCGTCGTGAGCGAAAACGGCTCAATCGTAAACGAGAACTGAGCTGATATCCCCGAAAGCCCCGAGGTCTTTGGAGCAACGTTTTCGGGGCGCTCCAATGTGTTCTCTGCTTCGAGGCTGGAATGCGCAAGCGTTGTAACGGTTGCCTTCGATCCCAGCTTCCCGGCACCCGCCAACTCGATGGATACAGGCATGGCGGTGGCAAACGGGTTCACAAGTTGCATCACAACTTCGCGGGCGCGATTGTCCCGGCCGGCAACAGCGTAGAAGGACGCTGTTGATTTCGTGTTCACATCGTGCAGCAGCTTGCCGTCGAGGTAGGCTTTGATTCTTCTTGCAATCGCTTCTATGCGGATGTCATACCAGCGGTTGTTGTCGATTCTCCCCTGCACGCGCTGTTCCGTGACCGAGTCGCCCTGCAGGCCGTGCTCCGTGTTGCGCCAGCCGCCGAGGTTCCACCACGTGGGATTCTCAATGCCCGGTGTCTGGAAGAGGATCAGGAATCCCTCGTCGCCACCGACCTTTCGTGCCTTCAACGTCAACGTATAATCCTTCCACGAAGGATCTCCGACAACTGCACGGATGTCCTCGCCGCCCGCGCGCTGGCGAAGCACTCCATCCGCGGCGACCCAATCGCCGCCGGACGTTTGCCATCCATCAAGTCCGCGGCTGAAATCGCCCTCAAACAAAATGCGCCCGTCCGCTGCCGTCACCTTGATGTCCTTGTACTCCGCCTGCGTGTTCCACGTTCCCACACCGATCATCCCCGCGGGCGCACTTTCCAACGTTGGCGCTTCGAGCGTGACGGGCAGGACGACATCGGGAAGGTTGCGTCCGAATTGCGCCTGCACATGATAGGACGGCGTCAGTGCGAGCCGGGAGTTGTCGAACCAGATCAAGTTCGGGTGCCATTGCGAGCGGCCGATCTTCCCGAGCAACGGAGCATACGACGCCATGATTACGACATCGGAATTCTTCAACAACCCTGTCATGTAAGCCGCCTCAGCGAGACCCGCGCGAAGATTGTTGCGCTTCGCCCTGCCGTCGTGCGCTGCGAATTCACCGACAAAGATCTTTGGGCCGTTGCGATCGAAGTTCGCATAACGATCCACGTTGTTGAACAGCCAGGTGGGTGGAACGTAGTAGTGTTCATCAACCACATCCGCAGGCGTGCCCGTGCGGAACTTCTCCCACGCGAAATGCCAATGCTGATCGCTCGCAGCCGGGCCGGAACTGCTGATGATCTGAATCTCCGGATATTTGTCGCGGATGGCTTTGTGAAATAGTTGATAGCGATCGAAGTAAACCTGCTGCCATTGCTCGTTGCCCACGGCGAGATGCTTCATGTGGAACGGCTTCGCATGGCCCATGGCTGCGCGGCGGGCGCCCCACGGGCTGGACGCCGGGCCGTTCGCAAATTCAATCAAATCGAGCGCGTCCTGAATCCACGGCCCAAGCTCATCCATGGGCACCACTGGACCTCGCCGGGCCTGGCAGCTCATGCCGCAATTCACCACAGGCACAGGCTCCGCTCCAATGTCTTCACAGAATTGAAAATACTCAAAGAACCCCAACCCGAACGTTTGGTGATACTGCGGCGACTGGCCGTTCTGCCAAAGGTTATAGTTCTGCTTGCGCTCAGCAACGTCGCCAATCGTGTCCTTCCATCGATACGCATTCTCACAATCGCGTCCTTCCACGATGCAGCCGCCCGGGAAGCGCAGGAACCCGGGCTTCAGGTCCGCAAACGCCTGGGCGAGGTCAGGCCGCAGCCCGTTCTCTCTGTTCTTGAACGTCTTTTGGGGAAACAGCGAGACCATGTCGATATCAACCGTTCCGGGGCGCGTCGTCGCAACTGCAATGCGCGCGCTCGTGACATCCCGATTGCCGGTGAACTTCACTTCGTATTTTTTCCAGGCCGTGGTGAGTTCCTTGATCGTTTGTTTCGTCAGAATTTCCCCCGCCGAATCCTCAAGCCAGACCTGCAGGCCGTTGGAGTCTCCGGCGCGAATGCGCGCGTAAACGCTGAAGCGATAGCCGTCGCCATCGCGGATCACGATCCCATCAAACCCGGCATTCGCCGCGCCGAAACCCGCGCGCGCCGCGTGCAGACGAAGGAATGCCGGGTTGTTTGCGTTGAGCGGCATCTCGGATTCCACCGTCAGCCGGCCCTTCGCGCCATCCTTCGTCGATTCGAACCATGAATACATCGGATTGGCGTGTTCGAAGGAACGGTTCTGCACCAGTTCGGCGTAAAGTCCGCCATCGGCAGCGTAGTTGATGTCCTCGAAAAACAACCCGTGCATGGTGCGCGCCACGGGCTTTCCCGGCTCATCCAGACGCACCGTCAGACGCACGGAATTGTTGGTGTCCGCTCCGCAGGTTGTTGCAATTGTCGAAAGGAGGGCAACGACACGGAGAACAGGATTCGCAAAAGTGTGCAGCATTCGGGGTTCAGGTCGGATCATAGAATCGGGAGGACAACG
The sequence above is drawn from the Verrucomicrobiia bacterium genome and encodes:
- the thiD gene encoding bifunctional hydroxymethylpyrimidine kinase/phosphomethylpyrimidine kinase; translated protein: MRKNQRRRMQVALTIAGSDSGGGAGIQADLKTFAALGVHGTTAITCLTAQNPAGVAAVEAASPHLVHQQMKAVFAELPPAAVKTGMLFSAEIIRTVVEFFQSGERPPLVVDPVMVSTSGARLLQESAIEFLVERLLPLATLVTPNLDEAQLLVEGELKSIEDLRAAARFIYERCGCAVLVKGGHLRGGKEAADIYYDGKTELLLAAPFVRGVSTHGTGCTYSAAITAHVARGANLPTAVQLAKQYISAAIAQSRKVARHSVLDHCV
- the polX gene encoding DNA polymerase/3'-5' exonuclease PolX; the encoded protein is MDKYQVADVLNQIGTLLELKGENPFKTKAYFNGARVLEGLTEPIEKIVSENRLGDLAGIGDALQKKIAELVTTGRLPYYENLKASVPPGLLEMMQVPGVGPKKIKVLYEQLGVDSVDKLESACKDGRVGKLKGFGEKTALNICEGITRRRAYASKHLLSDALLVAASILDDLRAHPRVIRCSTAGSLRRNREVIGDMDFVVSSKDPASIIEFFAAREGTLNVLAKGPTKASVIVEGGIQADLRVVTDAEFPFALLYFTGSKEHNIVMRQRAIERGLRLNEYGLFRSSEETRDPKLLVRCNTEEEVFQELGLHSIPPEMREDCGEFSIAEEGPLPRLIEWSDLRGSLHNHSDWSDGVLSLEQIVKAMMEMGLSYWGITDHSKSSIQANGLDAARLRKQIREVRSINERMANEGIDFRLLSGTEVDILSEGRLDFPDDLLAELDVVVASAHQRLALDEAENTRRIIRAAENRYVHMLGHVTGRLLLAREPQKVNVQAVIDACAETGTWIELNASPDRLDMDWRHWPYARSRKVKCVINCDAHRFEDVGFLRLGANVARKGGLTKADVVNTLPFDRLIKELARKRART
- a CDS encoding alpha-L-arabinofuranosidase C-terminal domain-containing protein, with amino-acid sequence MLHTFANPVLRVVALLSTIATTCGADTNNSVRLTVRLDEPGKPVARTMHGLFFEDINYAADGGLYAELVQNRSFEHANPMYSWFESTKDGAKGRLTVESEMPLNANNPAFLRLHAARAGFGAANAGFDGIVIRDGDGYRFSVYARIRAGDSNGLQVWLEDSAGEILTKQTIKELTTAWKKYEVKFTGNRDVTSARIAVATTRPGTVDIDMVSLFPQKTFKNRENGLRPDLAQAFADLKPGFLRFPGGCIVEGRDCENAYRWKDTIGDVAERKQNYNLWQNGQSPQYHQTFGLGFFEYFQFCEDIGAEPVPVVNCGMSCQARRGPVVPMDELGPWIQDALDLIEFANGPASSPWGARRAAMGHAKPFHMKHLAVGNEQWQQVYFDRYQLFHKAIRDKYPEIQIISSSGPAASDQHWHFAWEKFRTGTPADVVDEHYYVPPTWLFNNVDRYANFDRNGPKIFVGEFAAHDGRAKRNNLRAGLAEAAYMTGLLKNSDVVIMASYAPLLGKIGRSQWHPNLIWFDNSRLALTPSYHVQAQFGRNLPDVVLPVTLEAPTLESAPAGMIGVGTWNTQAEYKDIKVTAADGRILFEGDFSRGLDGWQTSGGDWVAADGVLRQRAGGEDIRAVVGDPSWKDYTLTLKARKVGGDEGFLILFQTPGIENPTWWNLGGWRNTEHGLQGDSVTEQRVQGRIDNNRWYDIRIEAIARRIKAYLDGKLLHDVNTKSTASFYAVAGRDNRAREVVMQLVNPFATAMPVSIELAGAGKLGSKATVTTLAHSSLEAENTLERPENVAPKTSGLSGISAQFSFTIEPFSLTTLRIPER